Proteins found in one Choloepus didactylus isolate mChoDid1 chromosome 3, mChoDid1.pri, whole genome shotgun sequence genomic segment:
- the LOC119528785 gene encoding translocating chain-associated membrane protein 1-like 1, translated as MAIRKKSAKNPPVLSHEFILQNHADIVSCVGMVLLLGLMFERTAEASIVFITLQHSVIFPAAERTTESTSLYGYGVKDLATVFFYTLVAIIMHATIQEYVLDKISKLMQFPKTKQSKFNESGQLSAFYLVSCIWGTFILTSENYISDPTLLWKARPHNMMTFQMKFFYISQLAYWLHAFPELYFQKTKKQDIPRQFIYIGLHLFHIAGAYLLYLNHLGLVLLMLHYFVELLSHICGLFYFGDENYHKGFSLWAIVFILGRLVTLIVSLLTVGFHLARAETQKQDVITGNFNVLAAKIAVLSSSCTIQAYITWNLINVQLQKWREESTFQVPCVKKKRTTSKGRSSKKGTENGMETSNRADSPRNRKEKS; from the coding sequence ATGGCGATCCGCAAGAAAAGCGCCAAGAACCCCCCAGTCCTGAGCCATGAATTCATCTTGCAGAATCATGCAGACATCGTCTCCTGTGTGGGGATGGTTTTACTGCTGGGGCTTATGTTCGAGAGAACAGCAGAAGCATCTATCGTTTTTATTACTCTTCAGCACAGTGTTATTTTCCCTGCGGCAGAACGAACTACGGAATCAACGTCCCTTTATGGTTATGGTGTCAAAGATTTGGCCACAGTTTTTTTCTACACGCTAGTGGCAATAATTATGCATGCCACAATTCAGGAGTATGTATTGGATAAAATTAGCAAGCTAATGCAGTTCCCCAAAACGAAACAAAGCAAATTCAATGAATCTGGTCAGCTTAGTGCATTCTACCTTGTTTCTTGCATTTGGGGCACTTTCATTCTAACCTCTGAAAACTACATCTCAGACCCAACTCTGTTGTGGAAGGCTCGTCCCCATAACATGATGACATTTCAAATGAAGTTTTTCTACATATCACAGTTGGCTTACTGGCTTCATGCTTTTCCTGAACTCTACTTtcagaaaaccaaaaaacaagaTATTCCTCGGCAATTTATCTAcattgggcttcatctctttcaCATTGCTGGAGCTTATCTTTTGTATTTGAATCATCTGGGACTTGTTCTTTTGATGCTGCATTACTTTGTCGAATTACTTTCCCACATTTGCGGCCTGTTTTATTTTGGCGATGAAAATTATCATAAAGGGTTTTCTCTGTGGGCAATTGTGTTTATTTTGGGAAGACTTGTGACTTTAATTGTTTCCTTACTCACTGTTGGCTTTCACCTTGCTAGGGCGGAGACTCAGAAGCAGGATGTCATTACTGGAAACTTCAATGTGTTGGCTGCTAAAATTGCTGTTCTGTCATCCAGTTGCACTATCCAAGCATACATAACGTGGAATTTAATTAATGTTCAGCTTCAGAAGTGGCGGGAAGAGTCTACTTTTCAGGTCCCATGTGTGAAGAAAAAACGGACAACCAGTAAAGGCAGGTCTTCTAaaaaaggaactgaaaatggaATGGAAACTTCAAATAGAGCAGACTCTCCCCGTAATAGGAAAGAGAAATCTTAA
- the LOC119530419 gene encoding arginine-fifty homeobox-like, protein MNRMAPENPKPEAFVNMGDSSMNLLSQNPADPIPLLNRMPLETPQPDHFINMHGSSIYSVPQDQGSSSIWRKHHDHTSFSHKQHEELESLFSQTMFPDKNTQKELALKLNIEESRVKMWFRNRRSKLRKQQQQQRSLEKPSQILPAKANVPISSRASTNPYSFFPVVSHSYSFLPHQPLGPSNWARDSDFSGNHTRETQMQDRELEMLVASVPALYSDAYDISQIMELYSFPDENEISSSSFSCLYQYLSPTRPQLGGQGNMLSNFAGPAVGLSPERTWSSGTSQGFEAYRLRYSLEFQNPSSMVDYGFLYQSNSK, encoded by the coding sequence atgaacagaatggcccCAGAGAATCCCAAGCCTGAAGCTTTTGTCAACATGGGTGATTCCAGCATGAACTTGCTATCACAGAATCCAGCTGATCCCATACCCCTGCTGAACAGAATGCCCCTTGAGACTCCCCAGCCAGACCATTTTATCAATATGCATGGTTCAAGCATTTACTCAGTACCTCAGGATCAAGGCAGTTCCTCAATTTGGAGGAAGCATCATGACCATACCTCATTCTCCCACAAACAGCATGAAGAATTGGAGTCTCTATTCAGCCAGACCATGTTTCCAGATAAAAATACCCAGAAGGAACTTGCTTTGAAACTCAACATAGAGGAGTCAAGAGTGAAGATGTGGTTCAGGAACCGGCGATCCAAATtgaggaagcagcagcagcaacagcgaTCACTGGAGAAACCAAGCCAGATCCTTCCAGCCAAGGCGAATGTGCCCATCTCATCCAGAGCAAGCACCAacccttattctttttttcctgtggtttcaCATTCCTACAGCTTCCTTCCACATCAGCCATTAGGCCCTTCCAATTGGGCACGGGACTCTGACTTCTCTGGGAATCACACAAGGGAAACCCAAATGCAAGATCGAGAGTTGGAAATGCTTGTGGCCTCAGTTCCTGCTTTGTACTCCGATGCTTATGACATATCCCAAATCATGGAATTGTATAGTTTTCCTGATGAGAACGAGATATCCAGCTCCTCCTTCAGCTGTCTATATCAGTATCTCTCACCCACAAGACCTCAGCTAGGAGGGCAGGGTAACATGCTCAGCAATTTTGCTGGTCCAGCTGTAGGTCTATCTCCAGAGCGAACCTGGTCCAGTGGGACAAGCCAAGGCTTTGAAGCCTACCGCCTAAGATACAGCCTGGAGTTCCAGAACCCCTCCAGTATGGTGGACTACGGATTTCTGTATCAGAGTAATAGCAAATAG